The DNA segment ATTCCATAGAAGATTATTTTTGCATCAATTCCTCTTTTTTTATCTTTTATCCCCCAAGCTTTTAGTCTATTGATTACATTTTTATCTACTTGTTTTAAAAGAGCATCTAATGTTTCTTTTGTTTTTTCTGCAAGAACAACATCATCAAGTGTTTTTGTTGTATTAATGAGCTCAAAAATCTCTTGCTCTTTTATAATACTTTCTAGTTTTATTTTTGCAACACTTGAACCTTTTTTTGTAGGATGTGAAATTTTGTATAAAACTTCATCAGGAATATAAAAATTTCTATTAATTCCTCCAAATGGCGTTAAAACTTCATCATAATCAACTAAATTTTTTGAAATTAAAGTTGAACTCTCTTCAAGTAGGCTTCTATATTTAATTTTCTCATAATCATCATTTGAGATTAAATCTATTAAATAGTTCATCTCTCTTAGCGTTCCATCTCCACCACTATACTCTTCTTTTAAAAGAGCTAAGAATAGAGTTTGTTCTTGAATTGTTAAGTTGTTGTCTTTAAAAAAATCTTCAAGCATAATAGGATTTGTAGTTGCTTTTATTCTATCTTTTATTCTATTTTCTAATAAAGCTTGTTTTGCTTTTAATCTATTAAAACTAGGGCTATTTGCATCAAAATTTTTCTTTACAATATTTAATTGTTGAGCTAAATCGATTTTTAGAAATTGGTCTTGTAAATACTCCAGATGGTCACCATAATTTTTAATTTCAGGTAAAATAAAATCACTACTACCACTTTCTAGCATTTTTAAATAAGAACTTGAAAGAGTAATATTTGAGTTAATTAACTCTAGCTTTGAAGATTCATTTAGTTTTACTTGGTCAAAAGATGCTTGAACAATCCAGCCATACTCTAAAAGAGATTTTATAATATCTAGTTTTTCTAAATGCTCATATTTTTCAACATTATAAAATTGACCTAAAACATCAATAACATTTAAAATATCTCTTCCATTGATATACTCTTTTGAAAGGTACTGTAGAACCTTTGCTTCATCAATAGTACATTTTAGTTGCTCATAAAATTTTGTTTTTTCTACGTTTTTTGCTTTTAAAAACTCAATTACTTCTATCATTTAACCTCAGATATTTATATTTATTCTATATATATTATCTTTTTATCTCTTAACTGCAAATGAATAAAAAAATGATAAAATAACCACATTTCAAATAACTAAGAGATAAAAGAGGGAAAATGACTAGAATTTTAAAACCATTAACACTTACTTTTATAGTGCTTTTCTTAAGTGCTTGTTCAACTAGTCCAAAAGTGCTTGAAGCAATGGATAATGAAAAGACAGTTGCAAATGAGTGTAAAAATCAAAACTTTAATGTGGAGTTGGATTGTTATGATTTGATTTCACATAAAAATAGTTTTGCACAGTTAAGATTAGGAATTGATGCACAATATAAAGGTAATTTTAAAGAAGCAAAAGATAGATTTGAAATAGCAAAAAATCAGAGAAATTTTTATGCAAATGCTTTAATAGCGGAGCTTTATATAAATGGATTTGGTGTTGATATGGACGAAAATAAGGCAATTTCACTTTTAAAAGATACAAGAAAAGTAGATCCAATTGCAGCTTATAAGTTAGCTATGTTCTATTTAAGAGATGGGGATGTAGATAGTGCGATTGAACTTTTAGAGTTTGCTGGTGAGAATGGTGTAAAAGATGCACAAAATCAATTAACTATTCTTTATTCAAATTCTCAATATTTTGAACCAAACTTTGAAAAAAGTACATATTGGCAATCAAAATTAGATGAAAATGAGAAAGATTTTATGAAAGATGTTTACGGAAGATAAATGAAAAGACAAATTTTAAGTACAGCTATAATAGCTTTTATGTTTACAGCATGTTCGTTTAAAGTGCCTGATGTATTGAGTTTTGAATCAGGTGATAAATATGAAGGACCTTTAAAAGAAGCAAATATTTGTCAGAAGATGGAAAGAGATAATGATAAATTAGCTTGTTATAAAAAAATTGAAAATACAAACTCTTTTGCACAACTAAGATTGGGTACATATTATGCTGATAAAAAAGATTATAAAAATGCTACAAAATATTTAAATATGGCAAAAGAGAATGGAAATATTTATGCAAATCTTCCAATCTCATTTTTATATTATAAAGGTGATGGTGTAAATAAAGATATAAATAGATCTTTTGAGTTGTTAAATGAATCAAGTAGTGTTGATCCAGTAGCTGCATATCAATTATCAAGATTTTATCTTCAAGGGATAAATACAAAAGTTGATGTAGAAAAAGGAATTGAATTACTTGATTTTGCTGGACAAAAAGGTGTAAGACAAGCTCAAGATATGCTTTCAAATATTTATAAAACAGGACTTTTTGATCAGCCAAAAGATAAAGTAAAATATGAGTTTTGGCAAAATAAACTTAAAAATAATGTAGAAGATAATAATCACAAAATTTATGTTTTATAATATCTTAAATAAGGTCGCCAATTTTATTTAAAGAATTAAATATGAAAAGTAACATTTTTTCTGGATTAACTGTTGGAATAATAGCTTTACCATTATCTATGGCTTTAGCTATTGCAACAGGAGTTCCCCCTCAATTAGGACTATATACAGCTATAGTTGCAGGTGTTTTTGCTGCTATTTTTGGAAGTAGTAAAGTAAATATATCTGGTCCAACAGCTGCTTTTATAGTTATACTCATCCCAATAGTTCAAGAATTTGGAATAACAGGACTTCTTTTATGTGGTCTAATGTCAGGTATTATATTGATATTTGTAGGGCTTTTGAAGCTTGGAAATTTAATAGAATTGGTACCTTATCCTGTTACTGTTGGTTTTACTTCAGGAATTGCTGTTGTAATTGCAACTTTTCAAATAAAAGATTTTTTTGGATTAACTATTGAGAACTTTAGTGGAAGTTATGTAGATAAAATAGTTTTACTATTCAACTCTTTTGGCACTTTTAATCTTTATGAATTTTTAACAGCTAGTGCTACACTTGCTATATTGATTATTTGGAGAAAAACAAAAAGTAAAGTACCAGCAGCATTAGTTGCTTTAGGATTTGTAACAATATCTGTTGAATATTTTAATTATAAATTTGGATTAAATATTTCAACGATAAATTCAACTTTTACATACGATATAAATGGAATTAGTGGAAATGGAATACCTCCTATTCCTCTACAATTTTCTTTACCTTGGGGATTTTTACCACCTGAACAAATAAATATTGATTTGCTATTAAAACTACTCCCTCACTCTATTGCAATAGCTATTTTAGGTGCTTTAGAATCTTTATTGTGTGCTGTTATTAGTGACGCAATGACTGGAAATAAAACAGATCCAAATAAAGAGTTAATAGGTCAAGGAATTGCAAATATTGCTGTACCATTTTTTGGAGGAATACCAGCAACAGCTGCAATTGCAAGAACAGTTGCAAACATAAACTCTGGTGGAACACAAAAGTTATCTTCGATTGTTCACTCTTTATTTATTTTATCTTCAATATTATTTATAGCTCCATACATTTCATATCTTCCTATGGCAGCACTTTCTGCGCTTTTAATTATGGTTGCTTGGAATATGAGTGAAGTTAAACACTTTTTTAATATATTAAAAACTGCTCCAAAAGATGATATTTACGTATTACTTACATGTTTTTCTTTGACAGTTTTAATAGATATGCAAGTTGCTGTTGCTATTGGAATTGGTTTGGCATCAGTGTTGTTTATTAAAAGAACGATTGATTTATATTCAATTGAACTATCAAGTAGCAATTTAGAAGAGCATATAGATTTACCAAAAAACATATTGATATATGACATAAATGGTCCTATGTTTTTTGGGGCTGCTCAAAAAGCTTTAAAAACTTTGTTAAATATAAATGATGAAAAAAACATTGTAATACTTGATATGAAAAATGTATCAATGATGGATATGACAGCTATTGTTGCTTTAAAATCTATTGTAGAGAATTTTCAATCAAAAGATAAAAAACTTATTTTTTCTGGACTTAATCAAAGAGTGTTAAAGAAATTAGAAAGAGCTGAAATAGATTATGTTACAACTTTCTCAAATATGCATGATGCAATAGAGTATGCAAAACATATAAAAAATGTTATGCATTAATAAAATTCTGATAGAAAAGTAGATTTGAATTTACTTTTCTATAAAACTATAAAGTGTTTCTATCTCTTTTGCCCAAATTGATTCATCAATAGTTTCAAGTATAAGAGGGATATCATCCATTCTTGGGTCATTCGCTAAATATTTAAAAGTATCCCAACCAATTTTACCCTCTCCCAGACTGTCATGTCTATCAACACGGCTTCCAAGTTCTGGTTTTGAGTCATTTATGTGCATTCCACTTAAATATTTGAATCCAACTATTTTTTCAAATTTATCCCAAGTTTTATCATAGGCTTCTTTTGTTCTTATATCATACCCTGCTGTAAACATATGGCAAGTATCTATACAAACACCTACACGATTTTTGTCTTCTATTTTGTCAATGATATAAGCAAGATGTTCAAATTTATATCCAAGATTGCTTCCTTGACCAGCAGTATTTTCAAGAACAAGTTTTATTCCACTTGTCTTATCTAACACTCTATTCATAGATTCTGCAATATTATTTAAACACTCTTCTTCACTTATTTCTCTTAAGTGTGATCCTGGATGAAAATTTAATCTATCAAGAGCTAGAATTTCACATCTTTGAACTTCTTCAATAAAGCTATTTAAAGATTTTTCTCTAGCTTCACTATCTGGGTGTCCTAAATTTATAAGATATGAATCGTGAGGAAGTATATGTTTTGCTAAGATTTTACTTTTTTCAAGATTTAAAAACCACAAATCGATTGTTTTATTATCTAAAGCTTTTGCACTCCATTGTCTTTGATTTTTTGTAAATAGTGCAAATGCTTTTGCACCAATCTCAATTGCATTCAATGGCGCGTTATAAACACCACCACTTGCACTTACGTGAGCTCCAAAATATTTCATTTATATTCCTATTATTTCAAAAAGTAACATATGTAAACACTCTAAAAAAGAAATTGATACATATTTGTTACTTTTTATCATATCCTAAAACAGCTAAGTATAGAATTCAAAAATAAAATTCTGTCCAAATTATTACAAGAATTTGTACTAAAAATCAAAAAAATCAAAAGTAAAAGGTTTATCTTAAAATGAAGAGAGTCGTTATAATCGGTGGAGGATATGCAGGGATTTATGCATTAGGTGAATTGGTAAGAAACAAGAATATAAAAATTACTTTAATTGATAAACATACATATCATAATTTGCAACCTGAGGTTTATGATTTAATAGCAAATAATTCAACTTTTGCTGATGTAACGATAGATTTAACGACTCTTTGTAAAGGATTTGATCATGATCACTTGGATTTTAAAAATTTAAAAGTTAGAAAAATTGATCAACAAGCAAAAAAGATTTATACAGAAGAGCAAGAAATTGTTGAGTTTGATTATTTAATTTTAGCAGCAGGAACTAGAACATTTTTCCCAAGTTCAATCCCTGGGCTTAATAATGCGGATGACATAAAAAAATTACACAGAGCAATTACGTTTAAACAAAGTTTTGAAACACAACTTTTTGAAAAAGTTAGAGATGAAGTAAAACAATGTGCTGATACTCATATTGTAGTAGTTGGTGCTGGTTTATCTGGAGTTGAAATTGCAGCTGAAATGGCATATTATTCAAATAAATTTTTCAAAAGAGGTAATTTCTCTTGTGATAACTTAAAAATCTCGTTAATTAGTAGTTCTTCTTCTATTCTTCCAGGATTAAAACAAGATTTAATAAATATCTCTCAAAAAAGATTAAAAGATTTAGGAATAAATGTAATTACTGGAATTAAACTTCAAGAAGTTGGTGAAGGTTACTGTAAATTTTCAAATGGAACTAGAATACAGCACTCTTTTGTAATATTTACTGGAGGAATTGAGGCTTCTACAGTATCAAGTGAACTAGATGTTGCAAGAAATGGAAGAGGACAAATTGTTGTAAATGAGTTTATGCAAACTGATAAATATGAAAATATTTTTGCCGTTGGCGATATTGCAGAGATTAAAAATAGTGCAGGTGAAATAATGCCTCCAAATGTTACGATTGCAAGAATTAGTGGAGCAAATGCAGGTATAAATGTTTTAAGATTAATGGATGGAAGACCTTTAATTAAATGTAATCCAAAACTAGATGGTATTTTAATTGCTCTTGGTGGAAAATTTGCAGCTGGAGATATTTATGGGCTTTTAACTGTAAAAGGAAGATTAGCTTATGAAATTAAAAAATATGTATTTAGTTCATATAGAAGACCTTTATTAAAATTAATTAAAAAAGGTTATGCAAAACTTAAAAGATTATAGAAATTAAATTTCTATAACTCTTAATCTCTTATAATTTTGATTAAAACACCATTATCATTATCTCGGTGAATAATCTCTTTTCCTTCTTTGTCAAATAACTCTTTTAAGAAATGTTTTGGATAAGTAGAACTTAGGTTTTCGTTATTAAATGTCTCTATATCTTGACATTTAAAAGTACTTTTACAAACTTTATCTTCATAAATTTTCATATCTAAAATGGCAACACCTGCATTAAATATTTGAACTTGAGTATAATCTTTATATTTAAAAATGAAACCTTTATCGTGAAATTTCATTTTAGGAGTTTTAAATAAAATAGTTGCGCTGTTTGAAGCTAATTGAGGCTCTTTTTGGCTACATCCAGTTATTAAGAATAGTAGAATCGATATAAATAATATGTTTTTGATTGGAAATCCTTTATTTAAAAAATTTTAACTATAATTATACCTTATTTTAAAAAATTGAATATATTTTATAAAAAGGAATTTTATTGTTAGTTCATATTTGTTGTGCAGTTGATAGCCACTATTTTTTAGAAAAAATCCAAGAAGAGTATCCAGAAGAAAAACTTGTAGGTTATTTTTATGACCCTAATATTCATCCATATAGTGAATATAGACTTAGATATTTGGATGTTGAATACTCTTGTAAGAAATTAGGAATTCCATTACTTGAAGGGCCTTATAACCTTGAAGAATGGTTAAAAAAAGTAAAAGGAATGGAACATTTACCTGAGAAAGGAGATCGTTGTACAGTTTGCTATGATGATAGACTTGATAATAGTGTTCAAAAAGCCTTAGAATTGGGTCATGATAAGTTCACTACAACTTTATTAATTTCTCCAAAAAAATCCCAAGAAAAATTAGAGATTATAGGAAATAATCTTTTTAAAAAAACTGGAGTAGAATTTATTTTTAGAGATTATAGAAGTGGTAATGGTGCTGAAATTCAAGGACTAAGAGTAAAAGAAAATAGTCTTTATAGACAAAATTATTGTGGTTGTTTATTTGGTTTATCAGCTCAAAGAGAACATCAAAAGAAAATAATGGATGAGATGTTTAATCCAATTTCAAATCAAATAATGCCAGAATCAATAGAACAAAGATTAGAGCTTTACAAAAAAAGAAATACTCTTGAAGATGAAAATAAAGAGTATAAATTAATTAAACAAAGATTTTTAAATTATAGACTACTTAGTGGAAAAGTTGTTGTAAACAAAGAGGTGATACCTTCATATATATTTGTATATTCCACTGTTAATAGAAATCAAACTAGTTCAAAAATTGAATATCAAAAAGATGGTATAAACTATCTTGCTAAAGATGAAGTTAAAATAATAACTTTAGAAACTTTCAACAAACTTGCAAAAACTAACTATGCTAGTACAAAAGAGCTTATATTTAAATCTATGAGCTTTGAAGAAGAGATAAAATTAAGAGCAGATATTTTAAAAAATCCTTTTGATTTAAGTGCTTTAATCGTTCTTGATGAGGTTATGGATGCTAAGTATGAAATTTTTATTAATGCAGTAACTTATGAAGATATAAAAGAGGAAATTGTATGAAAATTTTAGTTAGTGCAATGGAAGCTTCATCAAATATTCATTTAAAAGAGTTAAAAAAATATTTGGATGATGTTGAATTTGTTGGAGTATTTGACAAAGAGTTGGGTAAACCTTTATATGATTTAAGTTCTTTAGCGATTATGGGATTTGTTGATGCTCTTAAAAAATTAAGATTCTTTTTTCGTTTAAGAGATGAGCTTGTAGATTTAGCAAAAGATTGTGACAAAGTTTTACTACTAGATAGCTCTGGATTTAATCTACCTTTAGCAAAAAAACTAAGACATACTTATCCGGATAAAGAGATTATTTACTATATTTTACCTCAGGCTTGGGCTTGGAAAAGAAAACGTGTAATTGCTTTGGAAAAATATTGCACGAAGTTGTGTTCAATTTTACCTTTTGAAAGTGAAATTTATAATGATAAAAATAAAATCAGGTATGTAGGGCATCCTCTTTTAGACGAGATAAAAAATTTTAAAGAAAATTTAACTACTTCAAATAAAATTGTTTTTATGCCAGGAAGTAGAAAAACAGAAATTACAAATCTTATGCCAATTTTTAGAGAGCTTACAAAAAAAATACCAGAAAAAGAGTATATTTTAGTAATTCCTTCAAAATTTGACGATGAATATATAAAAAAGATTTATGGTGATATAAAAGATTTTACTATATCAAAAAATTCTCATGAGGCACTTTATCAAGCAGAATATGCATTTATTTGTTCAGGTACAGCAACACTTGAAGCAGCACTTATAGGTACACCTTTTACTCTTTCATATATTGCAAAAAAATTAGATTTTTTTATAGGAAAAACTTTTGTAAAACTCCAATTTGTTGGACTTGCAAATATATTTTTTGAAAAAATGAAAAAAAGTCAACTGCATAGTGAATTTTTACAAAATGATGTTACTGTAAATAATCTTTTAAATGATTATAATAATATGAATAAAGAAGATTTTTTTAACAATTCAAAGCTTTTAAGAGAGTATCTAAAACACGGTAGTTCAGAGAATGTAGCAAGGATTATAAAAAACTAAACTACTTTTAGATATAATCTTCAACTTTAACAAATTTTTATTCAGGATTAAAATATGTTTGACATTATACAAATTCAAGAGATTTTACCTCACAGATACCCACTTTTATTAGTTGATAGAATTACAGAAATGGAATTATCTAAATCTATAAAAGGTTTTAAAAATATCTCTATTTCAGAACCAGCATTTCAAGGCCATTTCCCAGGACATCCAATTTATCCAGGTGTTTTAATACTTGAAGGTATGGCACAATGTGGGGGGGTTTTAGCTCTAAAAAGCTCAGGATTAAGTGATGAGCAAATGAAAGATAAAGTTATATATTTTATGAGCATAGACAAAGCAAAATTTAGGAATCCTGTTCGTCCTGGTGATAGACTAGATTATGAATTAATTGCAGTTAAAATGAAAAGTACTCTAATGGTGCTTGAGGGAAAAGCTTATGTTGATGGAAAACTTACAGCTGAAGCTGAATTTAAAGCCATGATTGTTGATAAATAATTAGGATTAAAATGAATAATATTCACAAAACTGCCATTATTGAAGATGGTGCAATTTTAGGTGACGGTGTAACAATTGGAGCTTATACAATAATAGGAAAAGATGTAAAAATTGGTGATGGAACAGTTATTGATT comes from the Aliarcobacter cibarius genome and includes:
- a CDS encoding ATP-binding protein, which translates into the protein MIEVIEFLKAKNVEKTKFYEQLKCTIDEAKVLQYLSKEYINGRDILNVIDVLGQFYNVEKYEHLEKLDIIKSLLEYGWIVQASFDQVKLNESSKLELINSNITLSSSYLKMLESGSSDFILPEIKNYGDHLEYLQDQFLKIDLAQQLNIVKKNFDANSPSFNRLKAKQALLENRIKDRIKATTNPIMLEDFFKDNNLTIQEQTLFLALLKEEYSGGDGTLREMNYLIDLISNDDYEKIKYRSLLEESSTLISKNLVDYDEVLTPFGGINRNFYIPDEVLYKISHPTKKGSSVAKIKLESIIKEQEIFELINTTKTLDDVVLAEKTKETLDALLKQVDKNVINRLKAWGIKDKKRGIDAKIIFYGIAGTGKTLTALALAKSLKKDVLSFDCSKILSMYIGESEKNVRNIFDKYNEIKEQTKTEPVLLLNEADQFLSSRSSGTASSADKMHNQMQNIFLEQIERFDGILIATTNLLENLDKAFSRRFNYKIEFLKPNKDQRIALWKKLLPANLPLEKDFDIEKIAKHELTGGQIELVIKNTAYKLAIQENAVFKLSDFEEQISKEKKGQFDNENKVGFF
- a CDS encoding tetratricopeptide repeat protein, which translates into the protein MTRILKPLTLTFIVLFLSACSTSPKVLEAMDNEKTVANECKNQNFNVELDCYDLISHKNSFAQLRLGIDAQYKGNFKEAKDRFEIAKNQRNFYANALIAELYINGFGVDMDENKAISLLKDTRKVDPIAAYKLAMFYLRDGDVDSAIELLEFAGENGVKDAQNQLTILYSNSQYFEPNFEKSTYWQSKLDENEKDFMKDVYGR
- a CDS encoding tetratricopeptide repeat protein, with translation MKRQILSTAIIAFMFTACSFKVPDVLSFESGDKYEGPLKEANICQKMERDNDKLACYKKIENTNSFAQLRLGTYYADKKDYKNATKYLNMAKENGNIYANLPISFLYYKGDGVNKDINRSFELLNESSSVDPVAAYQLSRFYLQGINTKVDVEKGIELLDFAGQKGVRQAQDMLSNIYKTGLFDQPKDKVKYEFWQNKLKNNVEDNNHKIYVL
- the dauA gene encoding C4-dicarboxylic acid transporter DauA, whose amino-acid sequence is MKSNIFSGLTVGIIALPLSMALAIATGVPPQLGLYTAIVAGVFAAIFGSSKVNISGPTAAFIVILIPIVQEFGITGLLLCGLMSGIILIFVGLLKLGNLIELVPYPVTVGFTSGIAVVIATFQIKDFFGLTIENFSGSYVDKIVLLFNSFGTFNLYEFLTASATLAILIIWRKTKSKVPAALVALGFVTISVEYFNYKFGLNISTINSTFTYDINGISGNGIPPIPLQFSLPWGFLPPEQINIDLLLKLLPHSIAIAILGALESLLCAVISDAMTGNKTDPNKELIGQGIANIAVPFFGGIPATAAIARTVANINSGGTQKLSSIVHSLFILSSILFIAPYISYLPMAALSALLIMVAWNMSEVKHFFNILKTAPKDDIYVLLTCFSLTVLIDMQVAVAIGIGLASVLFIKRTIDLYSIELSSSNLEEHIDLPKNILIYDINGPMFFGAAQKALKTLLNINDEKNIVILDMKNVSMMDMTAIVALKSIVENFQSKDKKLIFSGLNQRVLKKLERAEIDYVTTFSNMHDAIEYAKHIKNVMH
- the nfo gene encoding deoxyribonuclease IV gives rise to the protein MKYFGAHVSASGGVYNAPLNAIEIGAKAFALFTKNQRQWSAKALDNKTIDLWFLNLEKSKILAKHILPHDSYLINLGHPDSEAREKSLNSFIEEVQRCEILALDRLNFHPGSHLREISEEECLNNIAESMNRVLDKTSGIKLVLENTAGQGSNLGYKFEHLAYIIDKIEDKNRVGVCIDTCHMFTAGYDIRTKEAYDKTWDKFEKIVGFKYLSGMHINDSKPELGSRVDRHDSLGEGKIGWDTFKYLANDPRMDDIPLILETIDESIWAKEIETLYSFIEK
- a CDS encoding NAD(P)/FAD-dependent oxidoreductase codes for the protein MKRVVIIGGGYAGIYALGELVRNKNIKITLIDKHTYHNLQPEVYDLIANNSTFADVTIDLTTLCKGFDHDHLDFKNLKVRKIDQQAKKIYTEEQEIVEFDYLILAAGTRTFFPSSIPGLNNADDIKKLHRAITFKQSFETQLFEKVRDEVKQCADTHIVVVGAGLSGVEIAAEMAYYSNKFFKRGNFSCDNLKISLISSSSSILPGLKQDLINISQKRLKDLGINVITGIKLQEVGEGYCKFSNGTRIQHSFVIFTGGIEASTVSSELDVARNGRGQIVVNEFMQTDKYENIFAVGDIAEIKNSAGEIMPPNVTIARISGANAGINVLRLMDGRPLIKCNPKLDGILIALGGKFAAGDIYGLLTVKGRLAYEIKKYVFSSYRRPLLKLIKKGYAKLKRL
- a CDS encoding epoxyqueuosine reductase QueH — protein: MLVHICCAVDSHYFLEKIQEEYPEEKLVGYFYDPNIHPYSEYRLRYLDVEYSCKKLGIPLLEGPYNLEEWLKKVKGMEHLPEKGDRCTVCYDDRLDNSVQKALELGHDKFTTTLLISPKKSQEKLEIIGNNLFKKTGVEFIFRDYRSGNGAEIQGLRVKENSLYRQNYCGCLFGLSAQREHQKKIMDEMFNPISNQIMPESIEQRLELYKKRNTLEDENKEYKLIKQRFLNYRLLSGKVVVNKEVIPSYIFVYSTVNRNQTSSKIEYQKDGINYLAKDEVKIITLETFNKLAKTNYASTKELIFKSMSFEEEIKLRADILKNPFDLSALIVLDEVMDAKYEIFINAVTYEDIKEEIV
- the lpxB gene encoding lipid-A-disaccharide synthase — translated: MKILVSAMEASSNIHLKELKKYLDDVEFVGVFDKELGKPLYDLSSLAIMGFVDALKKLRFFFRLRDELVDLAKDCDKVLLLDSSGFNLPLAKKLRHTYPDKEIIYYILPQAWAWKRKRVIALEKYCTKLCSILPFESEIYNDKNKIRYVGHPLLDEIKNFKENLTTSNKIVFMPGSRKTEITNLMPIFRELTKKIPEKEYILVIPSKFDDEYIKKIYGDIKDFTISKNSHEALYQAEYAFICSGTATLEAALIGTPFTLSYIAKKLDFFIGKTFVKLQFVGLANIFFEKMKKSQLHSEFLQNDVTVNNLLNDYNNMNKEDFFNNSKLLREYLKHGSSENVARIIKN
- the fabZ gene encoding 3-hydroxyacyl-ACP dehydratase FabZ, with product MFDIIQIQEILPHRYPLLLVDRITEMELSKSIKGFKNISISEPAFQGHFPGHPIYPGVLILEGMAQCGGVLALKSSGLSDEQMKDKVIYFMSIDKAKFRNPVRPGDRLDYELIAVKMKSTLMVLEGKAYVDGKLTAEAEFKAMIVDK